A single Bacillus sp. OxB-1 DNA region contains:
- a CDS encoding DNA translocase FtsK, with translation MSKRAKKKKKRASAQKKSTGSWNPLLYEVVGLAMIGLAVIIIFEFGVVGRSLASVGRFIFGNWHGALPLLLIIQALIYMINRKMGGWKNRIVAGCLFILASLLLFSHIYLFKELYESRVLMSDSALKETWKVLITNDGIESRTGALGGGMAGAVLFAMFHSLLDSAGATVAGVLLLLIGIVLLTGKALVPYVIEQFPAAIDSMKGLFEQKGKQKRKKKQPSRSSRASKRSLIQGVRTVPDVPDDGDVEEEALPAQPIISAFSERIEKVEEKSAEEEQAAAVEAPEQPKPVEISTYTGVTGEEENESYILPPATLLKQTPHHDQSEEYDSIQANAQTLERTFLSFGVKVRVTQVHLGPAVTKYEVLPDTGVKVSRIVSLADDIALALAARDIRIEAPIPGKSAVGIEVPNNAIAMVSLREVVESKENSRPDSKLMISLGRDVTGQAMLAELNKMPHVLIAGSTGSGKSVCINGIIVSILMRAKPHEVKLMMIDPKMVELNVYNGVPHLLAPVVTDPRKASQALQKVVAEMERRYELFSHTGTRNIEGYNEHIEEWNRMNDEKHPRMPFIVVIVDELADLMMVASSDVEDSITRLAQMARAAGIHLIIATQRPSVDVITGIIKANIPSRIAFAVSSAVDSRTILDTGGAEKLLGRGDMLFLPAGVSKPTRVQGAFVSDAEVEAVVNFVIEQQKAQYQEEMIPTDVEEVPLHEETDELFDEAVQLVVEMQTASVSMLQRRFRVGYSRAARIVDQMEMRGIVGPPEGSKPRQVLLDKGEYDSSY, from the coding sequence ATGTCGAAACGGGCGAAGAAAAAGAAAAAGCGTGCTTCTGCGCAAAAAAAGAGTACGGGCAGCTGGAATCCGCTGCTCTATGAAGTCGTCGGCTTAGCGATGATCGGGCTTGCCGTCATCATCATATTTGAATTCGGCGTCGTCGGAAGGAGCCTGGCATCGGTAGGACGGTTCATTTTTGGGAATTGGCATGGCGCCCTGCCGTTACTGTTGATCATCCAAGCCTTGATTTATATGATCAACCGGAAAATGGGCGGATGGAAGAACCGGATTGTCGCGGGCTGTCTATTCATCTTGGCGAGCCTTCTTCTATTCAGTCATATTTATCTTTTCAAAGAGCTCTATGAAAGCCGGGTCCTTATGTCCGATTCCGCTTTGAAGGAGACGTGGAAGGTGCTCATCACGAATGACGGCATCGAGTCGAGGACAGGGGCGTTAGGTGGCGGCATGGCCGGCGCAGTCTTGTTTGCGATGTTCCATTCGCTTCTCGATTCTGCGGGGGCGACCGTAGCGGGTGTATTGTTGCTGTTGATAGGAATTGTGCTACTGACCGGAAAAGCGCTCGTTCCGTATGTCATCGAACAATTCCCGGCAGCTATCGATTCGATGAAAGGGCTGTTTGAGCAGAAGGGAAAGCAGAAACGGAAGAAAAAACAGCCTTCCCGCTCATCGCGCGCTTCTAAAAGATCACTTATCCAAGGAGTGCGTACGGTGCCGGACGTGCCTGATGATGGAGATGTGGAGGAGGAAGCATTGCCGGCTCAGCCAATCATATCCGCTTTCAGCGAACGGATAGAAAAAGTGGAGGAGAAATCGGCAGAGGAGGAGCAGGCGGCAGCTGTGGAAGCGCCCGAGCAACCGAAGCCGGTCGAAATTTCGACCTATACGGGAGTGACCGGGGAAGAGGAAAACGAGTCGTATATCCTTCCGCCGGCCACCTTATTGAAACAGACGCCCCATCATGATCAATCGGAGGAGTATGATTCCATCCAAGCGAATGCCCAGACGCTGGAACGGACATTCCTCAGCTTCGGGGTCAAAGTGCGCGTCACGCAAGTCCATTTAGGCCCGGCTGTCACAAAATACGAGGTGCTGCCGGATACGGGCGTGAAAGTGAGCCGGATCGTCAGTCTGGCGGATGACATCGCCTTGGCGCTAGCTGCGCGGGATATACGGATCGAAGCGCCGATTCCCGGGAAATCGGCGGTCGGCATAGAGGTACCGAACAACGCAATTGCCATGGTGAGCCTCCGGGAAGTGGTCGAGTCGAAAGAGAACAGCCGGCCTGATTCGAAGTTGATGATCTCGCTCGGCCGGGATGTCACCGGGCAGGCGATGCTCGCTGAATTGAACAAGATGCCGCACGTCCTCATCGCCGGATCAACAGGCAGCGGGAAAAGTGTGTGCATCAATGGCATCATCGTGAGCATCTTAATGAGAGCGAAGCCCCATGAAGTGAAACTGATGATGATCGATCCGAAAATGGTCGAACTGAATGTGTATAATGGCGTCCCGCATCTTCTTGCGCCGGTTGTGACCGATCCGCGTAAAGCATCCCAGGCGCTGCAAAAAGTGGTCGCTGAGATGGAGCGGCGCTATGAACTGTTTTCCCACACCGGGACACGGAATATCGAAGGTTATAATGAACATATCGAAGAATGGAACCGGATGAACGATGAAAAGCATCCGCGCATGCCGTTCATCGTCGTCATCGTCGATGAGTTGGCGGACCTCATGATGGTCGCTTCCAGTGATGTGGAAGACTCGATCACGCGGTTGGCCCAAATGGCGCGCGCTGCCGGAATCCATTTGATTATCGCAACACAGCGTCCGAGTGTCGATGTCATCACAGGCATCATCAAAGCGAATATTCCGTCCCGGATCGCCTTTGCCGTATCATCAGCTGTCGACTCGAGGACGATTTTGGATACAGGAGGGGCGGAGAAACTGCTCGGCAGAGGTGATATGTTATTCTTGCCGGCGGGAGTCTCCAAACCTACCCGCGTCCAAGGCGCTTTCGTCTCGGATGCGGAAGTCGAAGCAGTCGTCAATTTCGTCATTGAGCAGCAGAAGGCCCAATACCAGGAAGAGATGATTCCGACAGATGTGGAGGAAGTCCCTCTTCACGAAGAGACGGATGAATTATTTGATGAAGCGGTGCAACTTGTCGTTGAAATGCAGACTGCATCCGTCTCGATGTTGCAGCGCCGTTTCCGCGTCGGCTATTCCAGGGCAGCCCGGATTGTCGACCAGATGGAGATGCGCGGCATTGTCGGCCCTCCGGAAGGAAGTAAACCGAGACAAGTTCTGCTCGATAAAGGAGAATATGACAGTTCGTATTAA
- a CDS encoding ribonuclease J: MTKTKNELIRIIPLGGVGEIGKAMYVVEIDDEMFIVDSGLMFPEGEMLGIDIVIPDISYVEENKDRVKGIFLTHGHEDAIGSIAYLLQKVQAPVYGSKLTLALAKEHLKQMPAPNQVKFFEVTNKSRMNFKQTHVTFFHTTHSIPDSLGIVFHTSEGAIVHTGEFKFDQSAKGKYRPDVAKMAGLGEEGVFILMSDSSEAERPGYTTSESVIEGELSKTFHKAEGRILVALYASNFIRIQQVFDKASETGKKVAVVGKSLESYFEVGMKLGYLHIDDEIVIPVKDIEKYDDDQVVVIVTGNKGEPLDALERIVRKHHKDLRIKETDTILITFTPSPGMEVEMFQTMNELAKAGATVLTSSKKVHVSGHGSQEDLKLMLNLMRPKYFIPIQGEYRMLIAHSKLAQETGLEKSQIFIADKGDIVEFKNNKMRMSGRVQAGNVLIDGIGVGDVGNIVLRDRKLLSQDGIFTVVVTLSRKQKRIAAGPEIVSRGFVYVRESEELLEESAKLVRKIVEKYVNKETFEWTNIKQEIRDTLSSYLFQQTKRRPMIIPIIMEY; encoded by the coding sequence TTGACAAAAACCAAAAACGAATTAATAAGAATCATCCCGCTCGGGGGAGTCGGGGAAATCGGGAAGGCGATGTATGTCGTGGAAATCGATGATGAAATGTTCATCGTCGATTCTGGGCTGATGTTCCCGGAAGGCGAGATGCTCGGTATCGATATCGTCATACCGGACATCTCCTATGTCGAGGAGAACAAAGACCGGGTGAAAGGGATTTTCTTGACGCATGGCCATGAAGACGCCATCGGCTCGATTGCCTACTTGCTGCAGAAAGTGCAGGCGCCGGTCTATGGATCGAAACTGACGCTCGCCTTGGCGAAAGAGCATCTCAAACAGATGCCTGCGCCAAATCAGGTGAAATTTTTCGAAGTGACGAATAAAAGCCGCATGAACTTCAAGCAGACACATGTTACGTTCTTCCATACGACGCATAGCATTCCGGATTCGCTTGGAATCGTATTCCATACGAGCGAAGGGGCCATCGTCCATACGGGGGAATTCAAATTCGACCAGTCCGCGAAAGGTAAATACCGCCCGGACGTGGCGAAAATGGCGGGCCTCGGGGAAGAAGGGGTCTTCATCCTCATGTCCGATTCGTCGGAAGCGGAACGTCCAGGCTATACGACATCCGAATCCGTCATCGAGGGGGAACTTTCGAAGACTTTCCATAAGGCGGAAGGCCGCATTTTGGTAGCGCTCTATGCGTCGAACTTCATCCGCATTCAGCAAGTGTTCGACAAGGCGAGCGAAACCGGTAAGAAAGTGGCAGTCGTCGGGAAAAGCTTGGAAAGCTATTTCGAAGTCGGCATGAAACTTGGGTATTTGCATATCGATGATGAAATCGTCATCCCGGTGAAAGACATTGAGAAATATGACGATGATCAAGTCGTCGTCATTGTGACGGGCAATAAAGGCGAACCTCTCGACGCCTTGGAGCGGATTGTCCGCAAGCATCATAAGGATCTCCGCATCAAAGAGACGGATACGATCCTGATCACGTTCACCCCTTCGCCCGGGATGGAAGTCGAGATGTTCCAGACGATGAATGAGCTGGCAAAAGCGGGTGCGACAGTGTTGACCTCCAGTAAGAAGGTCCACGTATCGGGGCATGGCAGCCAAGAAGATCTGAAACTGATGCTGAATTTGATGCGTCCAAAATATTTCATCCCGATTCAAGGCGAATACCGGATGCTCATCGCGCACTCCAAGCTCGCTCAGGAAACCGGTTTGGAAAAGTCGCAAATTTTCATCGCGGATAAAGGCGATATCGTCGAGTTCAAAAATAATAAGATGCGGATGAGCGGCCGTGTGCAGGCGGGCAATGTCCTCATCGACGGCATCGGGGTCGGCGATGTCGGCAACATCGTCCTGCGTGACCGGAAATTGCTGAGTCAGGACGGCATCTTCACGGTTGTCGTCACATTGAGCCGCAAACAGAAACGGATTGCCGCGGGACCTGAAATCGTTTCGCGCGGATTCGTGTATGTCCGGGAATCCGAGGAACTGTTGGAGGAATCCGCCAAGCTGGTCCGCAAGATTGTCGAAAAGTATGTGAATAAAGAGACGTTTGAATGGACAAACATTAAACAAGAGATCCGTGATACGTTAAGTTCTTATCTATTCCAGCAAACGAAGAGAAGACCGATGATCATCCCGATTATCATGGAGTATTAA
- a CDS encoding GntR family transcriptional regulator, with translation MVVKADQRHLYIQVIERLKKDIENGVFKENEKFPSEFELARSLGVSRSTLREALRLLEEEKVIVRKHGVGTFVNPKPVFSSGIEQLSSVSAMIREAGMEPGTIFMDINDTELTEENGDTFPSEDGDRLVTIKRVRTADGEPVVYCIDQVLARTISGGVEHLWNESIFDSIEKSGDIRISQAVAYIEPVGYDEEASSILRCGVEIPLLALIQHHYSEDGEMVLFSKNYFRADKFSFHVVRKRV, from the coding sequence ATGGTAGTGAAAGCGGATCAGCGACATCTGTATATACAGGTGATCGAACGATTGAAAAAGGATATTGAAAACGGGGTCTTCAAGGAAAATGAAAAATTCCCTTCCGAATTCGAGTTGGCGAGGTCCCTTGGCGTCAGCCGTTCTACATTGCGGGAGGCGCTTCGGCTACTGGAAGAGGAAAAAGTCATCGTGCGGAAACATGGGGTCGGTACATTTGTGAACCCGAAACCGGTGTTTTCATCCGGTATTGAGCAACTCTCGAGTGTCTCTGCTATGATTCGTGAGGCGGGCATGGAACCGGGTACGATTTTCATGGATATCAATGATACCGAACTGACCGAGGAAAACGGGGACACATTTCCATCCGAAGATGGGGATCGCCTCGTTACAATCAAACGGGTTCGAACGGCGGATGGTGAACCTGTCGTCTATTGCATCGACCAAGTCCTCGCCCGGACGATTTCAGGCGGAGTCGAGCACCTTTGGAACGAATCCATTTTCGATTCGATTGAAAAATCCGGGGATATCCGAATTTCCCAAGCGGTTGCCTATATCGAACCGGTCGGTTATGACGAGGAAGCTTCTTCCATACTCCGATGCGGTGTGGAAATCCCGCTGCTCGCCCTTATTCAACATCATTATAGCGAGGACGGGGAAATGGTCCTTTTCTCAAAGAACTACTTTCGGGCGGATAAATTCAGTTTTCATGTCGTGCGAAAACGGGTATAA